Proteins from a genomic interval of Vicinamibacterales bacterium:
- a CDS encoding M48 family metalloprotease, which produces MPGLLTEFMMIARILTVLFLAASLQFGADERLAYFDKVLAPQAAAIVIPGELQARKPKDVAEAKAAYDRGLVFVSQGAWKEAEKDLRTAEKKTSDDVQDYVFAAAYAYLKLHRAGDALKRYEKIYKKEPANRRAIVGMAAAHEDMQRYADAVRVWLRYSKTPLPAAEKADADRMLAGARDLFAQYYEIAENPGGGAKNLATPEQELAWGLGYAQQLSTTGVPLIKDATITAYVRDLCQALVAHAKQFPTNYEVFILDSATVNAMTTPGYIFVYRGILNAAKTEDELAGVLAHEIGHSVAHHVAKAQTKQALDQQQVAELKQSNSRFSQFLAKMLEAGNPLGQLTFSRDNEAQADRLAVHIAYDAGFNPDGLVGMFRTFESMSPSSRSSWDLMMRTHPFSIDRVHSVTEYSTLLPARPAKVASPAFARMKARMAALPPPDDAVGLLKPAATLPPPASPAPPAGATREFAIDGTPLTGEIPADWGARKTESGTIVFEGAKGTEAYEVSVELQVIPKAEARGATILDVAQEIYGSLMQRPSARVQQPRTGETSRGQTTAIVTGTYALQAQARAVPFSHMTVVIDYAQHMAVVSYYGPDAMYTKYAPAFELIGNSLRYRGR; this is translated from the coding sequence GTGCCCGGCTTACTGACGGAGTTCATGATGATCGCGCGAATCCTGACGGTGCTATTCCTTGCGGCCTCGCTGCAGTTCGGCGCGGATGAGCGTCTCGCCTACTTCGACAAGGTGCTGGCGCCGCAGGCCGCGGCCATTGTCATCCCGGGCGAGTTGCAAGCCAGGAAGCCCAAGGACGTCGCCGAGGCGAAGGCCGCCTACGACCGCGGCCTGGTGTTCGTGAGCCAGGGCGCATGGAAAGAAGCCGAGAAAGACCTGCGCACCGCCGAGAAGAAGACCAGCGACGACGTGCAGGACTACGTCTTCGCGGCCGCGTATGCCTACCTGAAGCTCCACCGCGCTGGCGATGCGCTGAAGCGCTACGAGAAGATCTACAAGAAGGAGCCGGCCAATCGCCGCGCCATCGTCGGGATGGCCGCCGCCCACGAGGACATGCAGCGCTACGCCGATGCCGTGCGCGTGTGGCTGCGCTACAGCAAGACGCCACTGCCCGCGGCCGAGAAGGCGGACGCCGACAGGATGCTCGCCGGCGCCCGCGACCTGTTTGCCCAGTACTACGAAATTGCCGAGAACCCCGGCGGCGGCGCCAAGAACCTCGCCACGCCGGAGCAGGAACTGGCGTGGGGACTCGGCTACGCGCAGCAACTCTCCACGACCGGCGTGCCGCTGATCAAGGACGCCACCATCACCGCTTACGTGCGGGACCTCTGCCAGGCGCTGGTGGCCCACGCCAAGCAGTTCCCGACCAACTACGAGGTCTTCATCCTCGACAGCGCCACCGTCAACGCGATGACCACGCCCGGCTACATCTTCGTGTATCGCGGCATCCTGAACGCGGCCAAGACCGAAGACGAGCTCGCCGGCGTGCTGGCGCACGAGATCGGGCACTCGGTGGCGCACCACGTGGCCAAGGCGCAGACCAAGCAGGCGCTCGATCAGCAGCAGGTCGCGGAGTTGAAGCAGTCCAACAGCAGGTTCTCGCAGTTCCTGGCCAAGATGCTCGAGGCCGGCAACCCGCTCGGCCAGCTCACCTTCAGCCGCGACAATGAAGCGCAGGCCGATCGGCTGGCCGTGCACATCGCCTACGACGCCGGGTTCAATCCTGATGGCCTGGTCGGCATGTTCCGCACCTTCGAGTCGATGTCGCCTTCATCGCGCAGCTCCTGGGACCTGATGATGCGCACGCACCCGTTCTCAATCGATCGCGTGCACAGCGTCACCGAATACAGCACGCTGCTTCCGGCCCGGCCGGCGAAGGTGGCGTCGCCGGCGTTTGCCAGGATGAAGGCGCGCATGGCGGCGCTGCCGCCGCCAGATGACGCGGTGGGGCTCCTGAAACCGGCCGCGACGCTGCCGCCGCCGGCGTCACCGGCGCCACCGGCGGGCGCGACGCGGGAGTTTGCCATCGACGGCACGCCGTTGACCGGCGAGATTCCCGCCGACTGGGGTGCGCGCAAGACCGAGTCGGGGACCATCGTCTTCGAGGGCGCCAAGGGGACCGAGGCCTACGAGGTGTCGGTGGAACTCCAGGTGATCCCGAAAGCCGAGGCGCGAGGGGCGACGATTCTCGACGTGGCGCAGGAGATCTACGGCAGTCTCATGCAGCGGCCCAGCGCCAGGGTCCAGCAGCCGCGGACCGGCGAGACCTCGCGCGGCCAGACCACGGCCATCGTCACCGGCACCTACGCGCTGCAGGCGCAGGCGAGGGCCGTTCCATTCAGCCACATGACGGTCGTCATCGACTACGCGCAGCACATGGCGGTGGTGAGCTACTACGGGCCGGATGCGATGTATACGAAGTACGCGCCGGCGTTCGAGCTGATCGGCAACAGCCTTCGCTATCGCGGACGCTGA
- a CDS encoding M14 family zinc carboxypeptidase → MKRFIAGVAAVAMAAGAITALSAQSKASPQKIDAEYTAKIKEALQDPRITTELVDHLPASDTVPSPLKFLGRYVGQPGELTYAKDIHRYYEQLAKVSPRARYWKIGTSEEGRDMVALAIADEATIKNLEKYRDQLAALNDPRKTTDAQAQALLKTAKPIYYLTSGIHSPENGGPEMLVELAYRLIVEETPFIQNIRNHVITLITPVIEVDGREKQVDTYYFNKTRAQGDARLPLMYWGKYVQHDNNRDGMGQFLELTKAVTRTQLQWYPTVMHDLHEAQTYLYSSTGTGPYNDALDPIVISEWWQLAQNDVMEMTKRGVPGVWTYGFYDGWVPNYMFFIAHSHNSVGRFYEVQSYGPDNYEVRPGATTTSKEWFRPNPPLPFIKWGPRNNTNIQQSAVLFSLSHVAKNKETYLENYWLKNKRSIAEGTDGPINAWIIPAGQRRKADAADAVNELMRQGLEIHRAGSAFKAGNVNVAAGDYVVRGDQPYRTLAEMYFSVQNYPPQNPSPYDDTGWTFQFMRNIKMATVNDKGVFTQPMTKVTDPVKAAGGIEGAGATLVVEHTADNNLVTFRFKNADVRMMAAEEDFELNGRKFRAGALIVPNADRARFEPMLRDLGLSAWAVAAAPSVKTHDLDIPRIGYIHSWTRTQDEGWVRAALDTYGVPYTYFADQRLKGEPNLRSKYDVIIFPHVGGTAQSQVNGMAMTGKAPLPYKKTDKTPNLAFVDQSDDIRGGMGLEGLMNLAKFVQDGGTLITEGSTATIFPAYAVTTGVTVETPAQLFVRGSILRGKWSDAKSPLAYGYDNADLPVYFNQSPVLNVGGGGPGGFGGFGGGGGGPANAGLGQNVTPNATPVHISPFEADEAAAQAGERPQADAAEEFRNRARQAGVTFDESRPRVVMSFPQNPNDMLLSGTLANGQFLSNRAALVDVPLGRGHVVMFAIRPFWRWQTQGTYSLGFNALMNWNDLDAGKAEPQSPTTSGQQ, encoded by the coding sequence ATGAAGAGATTCATCGCAGGCGTGGCGGCCGTGGCCATGGCCGCCGGCGCCATCACGGCCTTGAGCGCCCAGTCCAAGGCCTCACCCCAGAAAATCGACGCGGAGTACACCGCCAAGATCAAGGAAGCGCTCCAGGATCCCCGGATCACCACGGAGCTGGTCGATCACCTGCCGGCGTCCGACACCGTGCCGTCGCCGCTCAAGTTCCTGGGCCGCTACGTCGGCCAGCCCGGCGAGCTGACCTACGCCAAAGACATCCATCGTTACTACGAGCAGCTCGCGAAGGTGTCGCCCCGCGCCCGCTACTGGAAGATCGGCACGAGCGAAGAGGGCCGCGACATGGTGGCGCTCGCGATTGCGGACGAGGCGACGATCAAGAACCTCGAGAAGTACCGCGATCAGCTGGCGGCGTTGAACGATCCGCGCAAGACCACCGACGCGCAGGCCCAGGCCCTGCTCAAGACCGCCAAGCCGATCTACTACCTCACCAGCGGCATCCACTCGCCGGAAAACGGCGGGCCCGAAATGCTGGTTGAACTGGCCTACCGCCTCATCGTCGAGGAGACGCCGTTCATTCAGAACATCCGCAACCACGTGATCACGCTGATCACGCCGGTGATAGAAGTGGACGGCCGCGAGAAGCAGGTTGACACCTACTACTTCAACAAGACCCGCGCCCAGGGCGACGCCCGGCTGCCGCTGATGTATTGGGGCAAGTACGTGCAGCACGACAACAACCGCGACGGCATGGGCCAGTTCCTCGAGCTGACCAAGGCGGTGACCCGCACGCAGTTGCAGTGGTACCCGACCGTCATGCACGACCTGCACGAGGCGCAGACCTACCTCTACTCGTCCACCGGCACCGGCCCCTACAACGACGCGCTCGATCCGATCGTGATCAGCGAGTGGTGGCAGCTGGCGCAGAACGACGTCATGGAAATGACCAAGCGCGGCGTGCCCGGCGTGTGGACCTACGGCTTCTACGACGGCTGGGTGCCGAACTACATGTTCTTCATCGCCCACTCGCACAACTCGGTCGGCCGCTTCTACGAGGTGCAGAGCTACGGCCCCGACAATTACGAGGTGCGCCCCGGCGCCACCACCACCAGCAAGGAATGGTTCCGGCCCAACCCGCCGCTGCCGTTCATCAAGTGGGGGCCGCGCAACAACACCAACATCCAGCAGTCGGCCGTGCTCTTCTCCCTCAGCCACGTGGCGAAGAACAAGGAGACCTACCTCGAGAACTACTGGCTGAAGAACAAGCGGTCGATCGCGGAGGGCACCGACGGCCCGATCAACGCGTGGATCATTCCCGCCGGCCAGCGCCGCAAGGCCGACGCCGCCGACGCGGTGAACGAGCTGATGCGCCAGGGCCTCGAGATTCACCGCGCCGGCAGCGCCTTCAAGGCCGGCAACGTCAACGTCGCCGCCGGCGATTACGTGGTCCGTGGCGACCAGCCGTACCGCACGCTGGCCGAGATGTACTTCTCGGTGCAGAACTATCCGCCGCAGAACCCCAGTCCCTATGACGACACCGGCTGGACGTTCCAGTTCATGCGCAACATCAAGATGGCGACCGTCAACGACAAGGGCGTGTTCACGCAGCCCATGACGAAGGTCACCGACCCGGTGAAGGCCGCCGGCGGCATCGAAGGTGCCGGCGCGACACTTGTCGTCGAGCACACCGCCGACAACAACCTCGTCACGTTCCGCTTCAAGAACGCCGATGTCAGGATGATGGCCGCCGAAGAGGACTTCGAGCTGAACGGCCGGAAGTTCCGCGCCGGCGCGCTGATCGTGCCCAACGCCGATCGCGCCAGGTTCGAGCCGATGCTGCGGGACCTCGGCCTGTCGGCGTGGGCCGTGGCCGCGGCGCCGTCGGTCAAGACGCACGACCTCGACATCCCGCGCATCGGCTACATCCACAGCTGGACGCGCACGCAGGACGAAGGCTGGGTCCGCGCCGCCCTCGACACCTACGGCGTGCCCTACACCTACTTCGCCGACCAGAGGCTGAAAGGCGAGCCCAACCTGCGGTCGAAGTACGACGTGATCATCTTCCCGCACGTCGGCGGCACCGCGCAGTCGCAGGTCAACGGCATGGCCATGACCGGCAAGGCCCCGCTGCCCTACAAGAAGACCGACAAGACGCCGAACCTTGCCTTCGTGGATCAGTCCGACGACATCCGCGGCGGCATGGGCCTCGAAGGGCTGATGAACCTGGCGAAGTTCGTCCAGGACGGCGGCACGCTCATCACCGAAGGATCGACGGCCACGATCTTCCCGGCCTACGCGGTGACGACGGGTGTCACGGTGGAGACGCCGGCGCAGCTGTTCGTGCGCGGCTCGATCCTTCGCGGCAAGTGGAGCGATGCGAAGAGTCCGCTCGCCTACGGCTACGACAACGCCGATCTGCCGGTGTACTTCAACCAGTCACCGGTGTTGAACGTGGGAGGCGGTGGTCCCGGCGGGTTTGGCGGCTTCGGCGGTGGTGGTGGCGGCCCGGCCAACGCCGGCCTTGGCCAGAACGTCACGCCGAACGCCACGCCCGTGCACATTTCGCCCTTCGAGGCGGACGAGGCGGCGGCCCAGGCCGGCGAGCGGCCGCAAGCCGACGCGGCGGAAGAGTTCCGCAACCGGGCGCGCCAGGCCGGCGTCACCTTCGACGAATCGCGCCCGCGCGTGGTGATGTCGTTCCCGCAGAACCCGAACGACATGCTGCTGTCGGGCACGCTGGCGAATGGGCAGTTCCTCTCGAACCGCGCCGCGCTGGTGGATGTGCCGCTCGGCCGAGGCCACGTGGTGATGTTCGCCATTCGCCCGTTCTGGCGGTGGCAGACCCAGGGCACCTACTCGCTGGGCTTCAACGCCCTCATGAACTGGAACGACCTCGACGCCGGCAAGGCCGAACCGCAGTCGCCCACGACCTCCGGCCAGCAATAG
- a CDS encoding HlyD family efflux transporter periplasmic adaptor subunit, with the protein MAKRLLILAIVAGAAYGAYYVYSQPPTALVLTGIVTTHDVVVSPQIGGRLARLNVKEGDTVTRGQVVAEIEPAELAAERAYYDYSAEGMASQVREGEAALRYEEKHNADQIKQAEAALTTAEAQRAAAVADAERAKVTFDRTRELFTAKLAPAQTLDDARTTFEAAQARTESLASQANAAREALKYARANAEQVAIRRNQMQASQHQLAAVGAQRAKADVRLGFAHVVSPVDGIIDVQPVREGEMVSAGQAIVTVINPDDFWVRADIEETYIDRVKIGDTLTVRLPSGEERIATVFYRRADAAFATQRDVSRTKRDIKTFETRLRVDNKDRRLAVGMTIYVMLPLQGA; encoded by the coding sequence ATGGCCAAACGTCTCCTCATCCTTGCCATCGTGGCCGGCGCCGCCTACGGCGCGTATTACGTCTACTCGCAGCCGCCCACCGCACTCGTTCTCACCGGCATCGTCACCACACACGACGTGGTGGTGTCGCCGCAAATCGGCGGCCGGCTGGCGCGGTTGAACGTGAAGGAAGGCGACACCGTCACCAGGGGCCAGGTCGTCGCCGAAATCGAGCCCGCTGAACTCGCGGCCGAGCGCGCCTACTACGACTACAGTGCCGAAGGCATGGCCTCGCAGGTCCGCGAAGGCGAAGCGGCGCTGCGGTACGAAGAGAAGCACAACGCGGATCAGATCAAGCAGGCCGAAGCCGCCCTCACCACCGCCGAAGCCCAGCGCGCCGCCGCCGTGGCCGACGCCGAACGCGCCAAGGTGACGTTCGACCGCACCCGCGAGTTGTTCACCGCGAAGCTGGCGCCGGCGCAGACGCTGGATGATGCGCGGACCACGTTCGAGGCGGCGCAGGCGCGGACGGAGTCGCTGGCCTCGCAGGCCAACGCCGCGCGCGAGGCGCTGAAGTATGCGCGCGCCAACGCCGAACAGGTGGCCATCCGCCGCAACCAGATGCAGGCGAGCCAGCACCAGCTGGCCGCGGTGGGCGCGCAGCGGGCCAAGGCGGACGTGCGGCTCGGCTTCGCGCACGTGGTCTCGCCGGTGGACGGCATCATCGACGTGCAGCCCGTTCGCGAAGGTGAGATGGTCAGCGCCGGCCAGGCGATTGTCACGGTGATCAACCCGGACGACTTCTGGGTGCGCGCCGACATCGAGGAAACCTACATCGATCGCGTGAAGATCGGCGACACGCTCACGGTGCGCCTGCCCTCCGGCGAGGAGCGGATCGCCACGGTGTTCTACCGCCGCGCCGACGCCGCGTTTGCCACGCAGCGCGACGTCAGCCGCACCAAGCGCGACATCAAGACCTTCGAGACCCGCCTGCGCGTGGACAACAAGGACCGGCGCCTGGCCGTGGGCATGACGATCTACGTGATGCTGCCGCTGCAGGGGGCGTGA
- a CDS encoding Fic family protein — protein sequence MLFKTPVLDEQEQEVLARIDEVRRTLSYAVAARHWTVSIRRIVQAKAVQGSNSIEGIHVTVDDAIAAVDNEEPLEAGSEAWLAVTGYQSAMTYVLQLSDDPHFSFSRGLIRSLHFMMLQHELPKHPGKWRPGPIYVRNDASGETVYEGPPESMVNGLMHELVNSLNEIDNAPILVRAAMAHLNLVMIHPFSDGNGRMGRCVQTLVLARQNILAPSFCSIEEYLGKNQQAYYDVLGQVGAGAWHPERDARPWVRFCLTAHYRQATRLVRWSRIYQRLWDSLEIEINKRGLPDRMLLALSDAALGYKVRNALYRKTADISELTASRDLKVLVDQKLLLPTGEKRGRFYTASPLVEQIGRAAWEAPTNVDPFTLTETFLPGMAPL from the coding sequence ATGTTGTTCAAAACACCGGTGTTAGACGAACAGGAACAGGAGGTCCTCGCCAGGATCGACGAAGTCCGGCGAACCCTTAGTTACGCCGTGGCCGCCCGTCATTGGACTGTCAGCATTCGCCGGATCGTGCAGGCCAAGGCGGTGCAAGGCTCCAACAGCATCGAGGGCATTCACGTCACTGTTGACGATGCGATCGCGGCGGTCGACAACGAGGAACCGCTAGAGGCCGGGAGCGAAGCCTGGCTGGCAGTCACCGGCTATCAGTCCGCGATGACGTACGTCCTCCAACTCTCCGACGACCCTCACTTTTCATTCTCGCGCGGACTCATCCGAAGCTTGCACTTCATGATGCTCCAGCATGAACTGCCCAAGCATCCGGGCAAGTGGCGACCGGGACCAATCTACGTACGTAACGACGCCAGCGGCGAGACCGTGTACGAAGGCCCACCCGAGTCCATGGTCAACGGCCTCATGCACGAACTGGTCAATTCGCTCAACGAGATCGACAACGCGCCGATCCTCGTCCGTGCCGCAATGGCACACCTCAACTTGGTGATGATCCATCCGTTCTCCGACGGGAACGGTCGCATGGGTCGCTGCGTCCAAACCCTCGTGCTCGCGCGCCAGAACATCCTCGCCCCGTCGTTCTGTAGCATCGAAGAGTATTTGGGGAAAAACCAGCAGGCCTACTACGACGTACTCGGCCAGGTGGGCGCAGGGGCGTGGCACCCCGAACGCGATGCACGGCCCTGGGTCCGGTTCTGTCTCACCGCGCACTATCGACAGGCCACACGGCTGGTCCGGTGGAGCCGCATTTACCAACGCCTGTGGGACAGCCTTGAGATCGAGATCAACAAGCGAGGCCTGCCCGACCGGATGCTGCTCGCGCTCAGCGACGCTGCTCTTGGCTACAAAGTCAGGAACGCCCTTTATCGAAAGACCGCAGACATTTCGGAACTCACAGCGAGTCGCGACCTGAAAGTGTTGGTCGACCAGAAGCTCTTATTACCCACTGGCGAGAAGCGTGGCCGCTTCTATACGGCATCTCCACTGGTGGAACAGATTGGCCGGGCCGCATGGGAGGCGCCGACCAATGTTGATCCCTTCACGCTAACCGAAACTTTTCTGCCGGGCATGGCGCCGCTATGA
- a CDS encoding ATP-binding cassette domain-containing protein: MAAIDVQDIRKTFGDFTAVAGVSFQVQPGEVFGLLGPNGAGKSTLIRMLTTLLPPSGGTAHVGGFDVVKDADGVRRVIGVIPQAMTSDTELSVEENLLIFSKLYGVPRARRKKLIDDLLEAVDLTEWRDKQVMYLSGGMRRRVEIARGLVHEPKIFFLDEPTTGLDPVSRVAVWEMIRKVKHERDLTVLLTTHYMDEADKLCDRIAIVDHGKLVALDSPLKLKASIPSQNHIEVSFSSVPSGWEAKLTSLPHVQSVTSDDHVFRIATSNGPATTMALVAATEAIGLAVLSLAVKSTTLDDVFVHYTGHDLRDALQDPAPRQFMLRR, translated from the coding sequence ATGGCCGCCATCGACGTCCAGGACATCCGCAAGACCTTCGGCGACTTCACCGCCGTGGCCGGGGTGTCGTTCCAGGTGCAGCCCGGCGAGGTGTTCGGCCTGCTCGGCCCCAACGGCGCCGGCAAGTCCACGCTGATCCGCATGCTCACCACGCTGCTGCCGCCGTCGGGCGGCACCGCCCACGTCGGCGGCTTCGACGTGGTCAAGGACGCCGACGGCGTGCGGCGGGTGATCGGCGTGATCCCGCAGGCCATGACCAGCGACACCGAGCTGAGCGTCGAAGAAAACCTGCTGATCTTCTCGAAGCTGTACGGCGTGCCGCGGGCCAGGCGGAAGAAGCTGATCGACGACTTGCTCGAGGCCGTGGACCTCACCGAATGGCGCGACAAGCAGGTGATGTACCTGTCGGGCGGCATGCGCCGCCGGGTCGAGATTGCCCGCGGCCTGGTGCACGAGCCGAAGATCTTCTTTCTCGACGAACCGACCACCGGCCTCGATCCGGTGTCGCGCGTGGCGGTGTGGGAGATGATCCGGAAGGTCAAGCACGAGCGCGACCTCACGGTGCTGCTGACCACCCACTACATGGACGAGGCCGACAAGCTGTGCGACCGCATCGCGATTGTCGATCACGGCAAGCTGGTGGCGCTGGACTCACCGCTCAAGCTGAAGGCCTCGATCCCGAGCCAGAACCACATCGAGGTCAGTTTCTCGTCGGTGCCGTCCGGATGGGAGGCGAAGCTCACGTCCCTGCCCCACGTCCAGTCGGTTACCAGTGACGACCACGTGTTCCGCATCGCCACCTCGAACGGGCCGGCCACCACCATGGCCCTGGTGGCGGCCACCGAGGCCATCGGCCTCGCCGTGCTGTCGCTCGCGGTGAAGAGCACCACATTGGATGATGTGTTCGTGCACTACACCGGACACGACCTCCGCGACGCCCTGCAGGATCCGGCGCCGCGGCAATTCATGCTGCGCAGGTAA
- a CDS encoding ABC transporter permease, whose translation MHRTWAIVEREMRRFRRSPFLIIMSLVFPLIQLIVLGYAFGGNVKNLTIAVVDQDGGVPAIKIRELAGAVAANANTFHTVNYADEGQALDALRAGRVNGVLTIPPDYSRRVLSNREPRLAIIQDNTDNFVAATMAGSMSSLVAALEPRTHQERTFTSTRLDLVELYPYVPYVQYLLPGSVVMSIFMMVMIGGGIIFIDDKARGLHEGYLVTPIKRLELIAGFNISGTIKAVMAGFVLMTIGSLIAGVPDPFEPMRLFRLFVVINITALALVSMMFLIMVRVSDPLMPRAIFGVLNTLLYFPSGAVYPQQAFPGWMKVIAVMDPFTYAVHAFKSLLLKNTGFGAISYDLGFLVVFSIVAMTSATLLFKRTL comes from the coding sequence ATGCACCGCACCTGGGCCATTGTCGAACGCGAGATGCGGCGCTTCCGCCGCAGTCCCTTCCTGATCATCATGTCGCTGGTGTTTCCGCTGATCCAGTTGATCGTGCTGGGCTACGCCTTCGGCGGCAACGTCAAGAACCTCACCATTGCCGTGGTCGATCAGGACGGCGGCGTGCCGGCGATCAAGATCCGCGAGCTGGCCGGCGCGGTGGCGGCCAACGCCAACACCTTCCACACCGTGAACTACGCCGATGAGGGGCAGGCGCTCGACGCCCTGCGCGCGGGCCGGGTCAACGGCGTGCTTACCATCCCGCCGGACTACTCGCGGCGCGTGCTCTCGAACCGCGAGCCGCGGCTGGCGATCATCCAGGACAACACCGACAACTTCGTCGCCGCGACCATGGCCGGCTCGATGTCGAGCCTGGTCGCGGCGCTCGAGCCGCGCACCCACCAGGAGCGCACCTTCACCTCGACGCGCCTCGACCTCGTCGAGCTCTACCCGTACGTGCCGTACGTGCAGTATCTGCTGCCCGGCTCGGTGGTGATGTCGATCTTCATGATGGTGATGATCGGCGGCGGCATCATCTTCATCGACGACAAGGCCCGCGGGCTGCACGAGGGCTACCTGGTCACGCCGATCAAGCGGCTCGAGCTGATTGCCGGCTTCAACATCTCCGGTACCATCAAGGCGGTGATGGCCGGATTCGTGCTGATGACGATCGGGTCGCTGATCGCGGGCGTGCCGGATCCCTTCGAGCCCATGCGCCTGTTCCGGCTGTTCGTCGTCATCAACATTACCGCGCTGGCGCTGGTCAGCATGATGTTCCTGATCATGGTGCGGGTCTCGGATCCGCTGATGCCGCGCGCCATCTTCGGCGTGCTCAACACGCTGCTCTACTTCCCGAGCGGCGCGGTCTATCCGCAGCAGGCGTTCCCGGGGTGGATGAAAGTGATCGCGGTGATGGATCCGTTCACCTACGCGGTGCACGCGTTCAAGAGCCTGCTGCTCAAGAACACCGGCTTTGGCGCCATCAGCTACGACCTGGGCTTTCTCGTGGTGTTCTCGATTGTCGCGATGACGTCGGCGACGCTGCTGTTCAAGAGGACACTGTGA
- a CDS encoding CerR family C-terminal domain-containing protein translates to MSADTQDRLIKAAAVLFAEQGFDNVTVREICKASHANVAAVNYHFGDKAGLYRAIIKYAIAVMIETNELSQKAGEGLSPEDQIREFAKVFVRRVTGDGPNAWIHKLMVREMEQPTEALDLVMNQVIRPRLDYLSRVAGAIMGLPPEDQRVRRSVASLQGQVLMAARKVPAPLAKTWGGVAPDLDALATHIAEFSIGGMRTIASREPANGDQRPR, encoded by the coding sequence GTGAGCGCCGACACGCAAGACCGGTTGATCAAGGCGGCGGCGGTGCTGTTCGCCGAGCAGGGGTTCGACAACGTCACGGTCCGCGAGATCTGCAAGGCCTCGCACGCCAACGTCGCCGCGGTGAACTACCACTTCGGCGACAAGGCCGGCCTTTACCGCGCCATCATCAAGTACGCCATCGCGGTGATGATCGAAACCAACGAGCTGTCGCAGAAGGCCGGCGAGGGTCTCTCGCCCGAGGACCAGATCCGCGAGTTCGCGAAGGTGTTCGTGCGGCGGGTGACCGGAGACGGCCCCAACGCGTGGATCCACAAGCTGATGGTCCGCGAGATGGAGCAGCCCACCGAAGCCCTCGACCTGGTGATGAACCAGGTGATACGGCCGCGCCTCGACTACCTGAGCCGCGTCGCCGGCGCCATCATGGGCCTGCCGCCCGAGGATCAACGGGTGAGGCGATCGGTAGCGAGCCTGCAGGGCCAGGTCCTGATGGCGGCACGCAAGGTGCCCGCGCCGCTGGCGAAGACCTGGGGCGGGGTGGCGCCGGACCTCGACGCGCTCGCCACGCACATCGCCGAGTTCTCGATCGGCGGCATGCGGACAATCGCCTCGCGGGAGCCCGCCAACGGCGATCAGCGTCCGCGATAG